From Brevibacterium ihuae, the proteins below share one genomic window:
- a CDS encoding acyl-CoA dehydrogenase family protein: MSTETLAAQQQRIDVAVAAARSATTEGMSAGERYGVLYDHGLAWVNFPAGAGGLGVSTSLREYAAQRVAAAGLDSPARGSNTIGFGMAAPTIVAYGTEEQKSVLRDIYTLKTIFCQLFSEPGAGSDLAAVATRAVADGDVYRVSGQKVWTSGAQNADMAILVARTDTSVPKHQGLSYFLLDMHAPGVEVRGLRQITGEAEFNEVFLTDVEVPAANMLGEPGQGWKVANTTLNNERVAIGGGSPREGGMIGVVAQAWREHPEYRDPLLQDRLLDLWVEVEVARMMGERLSQKLAAGQPGPEGSGAKLSFARNNQELSSLDITMRGVDGLRYDTYEMRRPSEYSMTGRIPGYRYLRAKGNSIEGGTSEIIRNIISERVLGLPGEHRVDKDVAFKDLPK, from the coding sequence TTGAGCACCGAGACCCTCGCTGCCCAGCAGCAGCGCATCGATGTGGCGGTCGCGGCGGCGCGGTCCGCCACGACCGAGGGCATGAGCGCCGGCGAGCGCTACGGCGTCCTCTACGATCACGGCCTGGCCTGGGTGAACTTCCCGGCCGGCGCCGGCGGCCTCGGGGTGTCGACGAGCCTGCGCGAGTACGCCGCGCAGCGGGTCGCCGCCGCCGGGCTCGACTCTCCCGCCCGGGGCAGCAACACCATCGGCTTCGGGATGGCCGCCCCGACGATCGTCGCCTACGGCACGGAGGAGCAGAAGTCCGTCCTGCGCGACATCTACACCCTGAAGACGATCTTCTGCCAGCTCTTCAGCGAGCCCGGCGCCGGCTCCGACCTCGCCGCCGTCGCGACCCGCGCGGTCGCCGACGGCGACGTCTACCGGGTGAGCGGCCAGAAGGTGTGGACCTCGGGCGCGCAGAACGCCGACATGGCGATCCTCGTCGCCCGCACCGACACCTCGGTGCCCAAGCACCAGGGCCTGAGCTACTTCCTCCTCGACATGCACGCCCCCGGCGTCGAGGTCCGCGGCCTGCGCCAGATCACCGGCGAGGCGGAGTTCAACGAGGTCTTCCTCACCGACGTCGAGGTGCCCGCGGCGAACATGCTCGGCGAGCCCGGGCAGGGGTGGAAGGTCGCGAACACCACGCTCAACAACGAGCGCGTGGCGATCGGCGGCGGCTCGCCGCGCGAGGGCGGGATGATCGGCGTCGTCGCCCAGGCGTGGCGCGAGCACCCCGAGTACCGCGACCCGCTGCTCCAGGACCGCCTCCTCGACCTCTGGGTCGAGGTCGAGGTCGCCCGCATGATGGGGGAGCGGCTGAGCCAGAAGCTCGCCGCCGGCCAGCCCGGCCCCGAGGGCTCCGGCGCGAAGCTCTCCTTCGCGCGGAACAACCAGGAGCTCTCGAGCCTCGACATCACCATGCGCGGCGTCGACGGCCTGCGCTACGACACCTATGAGATGCGCCGTCCGAGCGAGTACTCGATGACCGGCAGGATCCCGGGCTACCGGTACCTGCGGGCCAAGGGCAACTCGATCGAGGGCGGCACGAGCGAGATCATCCGCAACATCATCTCCGAACGAGTCCTCGGTCTGCCCGGTGAGCACCGGGTCGACAAGGACGTGGCCTTCAAGGACCTGCCGAAATGA
- a CDS encoding TetR/AcrR family transcriptional regulator, giving the protein MGAKAERTRAGLVAAARAVFAELGYFDTKLSDITDRAGCSTGTLYTYFRNREDILAAVIESAYTPVLSPDHSGDADLDRVSRIRRANREYVEAYRENADLMALMDQVSHVDPGIKAVRMRRARAFVDRNTRRIAELQRKGAVDPKLDPHLVSQALSSMVSRMCFHIFVDDRDDERFHTAEGIDELVDTLTTLWINALGLDPGTGAGARSAAGREGVGSGSGDGGGDGETSDAPGLETIPVPQPSPLGTHPPASVPSGVS; this is encoded by the coding sequence ATGGGCGCCAAAGCCGAGCGCACCCGAGCCGGCCTCGTCGCGGCCGCTCGCGCCGTCTTCGCCGAGCTCGGGTACTTCGACACCAAGCTCTCCGACATCACCGATCGCGCAGGGTGCTCGACGGGCACCCTGTACACGTACTTCCGCAATCGGGAGGACATCCTCGCCGCGGTCATCGAGAGCGCCTACACCCCGGTGCTCTCCCCCGACCACTCCGGGGACGCCGACCTCGACCGGGTCTCCCGGATCCGGCGGGCCAACCGCGAGTACGTCGAGGCCTACCGGGAGAACGCCGACCTCATGGCGCTCATGGATCAGGTGTCCCACGTCGACCCGGGGATCAAGGCGGTCCGCATGCGGCGGGCCCGGGCCTTCGTCGACCGCAACACGCGCCGCATCGCCGAGCTCCAGCGCAAGGGGGCCGTGGATCCGAAGCTCGATCCGCACCTCGTGTCCCAGGCGCTGTCCTCGATGGTGAGCCGGATGTGCTTCCACATCTTCGTCGACGACCGGGACGACGAGCGGTTCCACACCGCGGAGGGGATCGACGAGCTCGTCGACACGCTCACCACGCTGTGGATCAACGCGCTCGGCCTCGATCCGGGGACCGGAGCGGGGGCGCGCTCGGCCGCAGGCCGCGAGGGAGTCGGATCCGGATCCGGCGACGGCGGCGGCGACGGCGAGACATCGGACGCACCCGGGCTCGAGACCATTCCCGTCCCCCAGCCGTCCCCGCTCGGCACCCATCCGCCCGCTTCCGTCCCCTCAGGAGTCTCATGA
- a CDS encoding SDR family oxidoreductase, with product MDVNSKTAVVTGGASGIGRALATELVRRGARVLIADIAPTVHEVAREIGAAAWEGDVAASTGVAELIAAAEAAHGPIDLYFANAGIVGPTGIGEDEDEWDRVFDINVRAHIRAAKALVPGWRERGEGYFVSTASAAGLLTQIGQAGYSTTKHAAVGFAEWLNITYGDDGIRVSCLCPMGVNTPLLTGGERADHEADRTANKAVTSAGSVLEPAEVAEVVLAAVETETFLILPHPEVLDMYRMKGSDYDRWLRGMRRYRRTLAGGAAS from the coding sequence ATGGACGTGAACTCGAAGACCGCCGTCGTCACCGGCGGTGCCAGCGGGATCGGGCGCGCGCTCGCCACCGAGCTCGTGCGACGCGGCGCCCGCGTCCTCATCGCCGACATCGCTCCCACCGTCCACGAGGTGGCCCGGGAGATCGGCGCCGCCGCCTGGGAGGGCGACGTCGCAGCGAGCACCGGGGTCGCCGAGCTCATCGCGGCGGCCGAGGCCGCGCACGGTCCCATCGATCTCTACTTCGCCAACGCCGGGATCGTCGGTCCCACCGGGATCGGCGAGGACGAGGACGAGTGGGACCGGGTGTTCGACATCAACGTCCGCGCCCACATCCGCGCCGCCAAGGCGCTCGTCCCCGGCTGGCGGGAGCGCGGTGAGGGCTACTTCGTGTCGACCGCCTCGGCGGCGGGCCTGCTCACCCAGATCGGCCAGGCCGGCTACTCGACGACGAAGCACGCAGCGGTCGGGTTCGCCGAGTGGCTCAACATCACCTACGGCGACGACGGCATCCGCGTGTCCTGCCTGTGCCCGATGGGCGTCAACACGCCGTTGCTCACTGGCGGGGAGCGCGCCGACCACGAGGCCGACCGCACCGCCAACAAGGCGGTGACCTCCGCCGGTTCGGTCCTCGAGCCCGCCGAGGTCGCCGAGGTCGTCCTCGCCGCCGTCGAGACCGAGACCTTCCTCATCCTGCCCCATCCCGAGGTGCTCGACATGTACCGCATGAAGGGCTCCGACTACGACCGCTGGCTGCGCGGGATGCGCCGCTACCGGCGCACGCTCGCCGGCGGGGCGGCGAGCTGA
- a CDS encoding SDR family oxidoreductase encodes MTQRTAIVTGGARGIGAAICERFAADGMKVAVVDLSESDAQQVVDRITAAGGEALAVGADITDEAAVEQAVSTIATTLGPPTVLVNNAGIIKDNMLFKMSPQEFQAVLAVHLTGNFLITKACQKHMVEEKFGRIISMSSTSALGNRGQANYSAAKAGIQGLTKTYAIELGKFGVTANAIAPGFIETDMTKATAERVGISFEDFTAGAAKQIPVARTGKPEDIAHTASFLASEGAGFVSGQVIYVAGGPKN; translated from the coding sequence ATGACCCAGCGCACTGCGATCGTCACCGGCGGAGCCCGCGGCATCGGCGCGGCCATCTGCGAGCGGTTCGCGGCCGACGGGATGAAGGTCGCCGTCGTCGACCTCAGCGAGTCCGACGCCCAGCAGGTCGTCGACCGCATCACCGCCGCCGGCGGCGAAGCGCTCGCCGTCGGCGCCGACATCACCGACGAGGCCGCGGTCGAGCAGGCCGTGAGCACCATCGCCACGACGCTCGGACCGCCCACCGTGCTCGTCAACAACGCCGGCATCATCAAGGACAACATGCTGTTCAAGATGAGTCCGCAGGAGTTCCAGGCCGTCCTCGCCGTCCACCTCACCGGCAACTTCCTCATCACCAAGGCCTGCCAGAAGCACATGGTCGAGGAGAAGTTCGGCCGCATCATCTCGATGTCGTCGACCTCGGCACTCGGCAACCGCGGCCAGGCGAACTACTCCGCGGCCAAGGCCGGCATCCAGGGCCTGACGAAGACCTACGCGATCGAGCTCGGCAAGTTCGGCGTCACCGCCAATGCGATCGCGCCGGGCTTCATCGAGACCGATATGACGAAGGCCACCGCCGAGCGCGTCGGCATCTCCTTCGAGGACTTCACCGCCGGCGCGGCCAAGCAGATCCCGGTCGCCCGCACCGGCAAGCCCGAGGACATCGCCCACACCGCCTCGTTCCTCGCCAGCGAGGGCGCCGGCTTCGTGTCCGGTCAGGTCATCTACGTCGCCGGAGGACCGAAGAATTGA
- a CDS encoding acyl-CoA dehydrogenase family protein → MFEETARAKKYREDLLAFMDEHVYPAESVYEEQMAAADSPHTQPQILEDLKVEARKRGLWNLFHPHEEWGPGLTNLEYAPLAEIMGRSIHLAPEATNCNAPDTGNMEVFTLFGTEEHKEKYLRPLLDGKIASGFAMTEPAVASADATNIEMTMEKDGDEYVLNGRKWFTSNGCHPFIKVLIVMGKTDPNAETHRQQSMMVVPIDAPGVTVKRNLTVFGYDDREGHAEVLFENVRVPSKDVLKGEGEGFAISQARLGPGRIHHCMRAIGMAERALEFMCRRAESRVLFGTKLSEKANIQDWIAESRVEIDQARLLTLHAADMMDKVGNKEARTLISEIKVAAPKAALNVIDRAIQVHGGGGVTGDFPLAEMYAHARTLRIVDGPDEVHKMTIARKELKKYRS, encoded by the coding sequence ATGTTCGAAGAAACCGCACGCGCCAAGAAGTACCGCGAGGACCTGCTCGCCTTCATGGACGAGCACGTCTACCCGGCCGAATCCGTCTACGAGGAGCAGATGGCGGCCGCCGACAGCCCGCACACCCAGCCGCAGATCCTCGAGGACCTCAAGGTCGAGGCCCGCAAGCGCGGTCTGTGGAACCTGTTCCACCCGCACGAGGAGTGGGGCCCCGGCCTGACGAACCTCGAGTACGCCCCGCTCGCCGAGATCATGGGCCGCTCGATCCACCTCGCCCCGGAGGCGACGAACTGCAACGCCCCGGACACCGGCAACATGGAGGTGTTCACGCTCTTCGGCACCGAGGAGCACAAGGAGAAGTACCTGCGTCCGCTGCTCGACGGGAAGATCGCCTCCGGCTTCGCGATGACCGAGCCCGCCGTCGCGAGCGCGGACGCCACGAACATCGAGATGACGATGGAGAAGGACGGCGACGAGTACGTCCTCAACGGCCGCAAGTGGTTCACCTCGAACGGCTGCCACCCGTTCATCAAGGTCCTCATCGTCATGGGCAAGACCGACCCGAACGCGGAGACCCACCGCCAGCAGTCGATGATGGTCGTGCCGATCGACGCCCCCGGCGTCACCGTCAAGCGCAACCTCACCGTGTTCGGCTACGACGACCGCGAGGGCCACGCCGAGGTGCTCTTCGAGAACGTCCGCGTGCCGTCCAAGGACGTCCTCAAGGGCGAGGGCGAGGGCTTCGCGATCAGCCAGGCCCGCCTGGGCCCGGGGCGCATCCACCACTGCATGCGCGCGATCGGCATGGCCGAGCGGGCGCTCGAGTTCATGTGCCGCCGCGCGGAGTCCCGCGTGCTGTTCGGCACCAAGCTGTCGGAGAAGGCGAACATCCAGGACTGGATCGCGGAGTCCCGCGTCGAGATCGACCAGGCACGGCTGCTCACCCTCCACGCCGCGGACATGATGGACAAGGTCGGCAACAAGGAGGCGCGCACCCTGATCTCCGAGATCAAGGTCGCCGCTCCCAAGGCCGCCCTCAACGTCATCGACCGGGCGATCCAGGTGCACGGCGGCGGCGGCGTCACCGGCGACTTCCCGCTCGCGGAGATGTACGCCCACGCCCGCACCCTGCGGATCGTCGACGGACCCGACGAGGTCCACAAGATGACGATCGCCCGCAAGGAGCTCAAGAAGTACCGCTCCTGA